One genomic region from Nocardioides plantarum encodes:
- a CDS encoding HNH endonuclease, translating into MTTLSGSVLLFNASFEPLGRVSFKHAVKMLVREVAVVHEAHPERMIGPYQWPRALRLVRYVATKWLYRPAGYTRQGVLARERHRCAYCGGRAETIDHLLPRSRGGAWTWLNTVAACGPCNERKGNRTPQEAGMHLRVVPWHPTRAQVAAWS; encoded by the coding sequence ATGACCACACTCAGCGGGTCCGTGCTGCTCTTCAACGCGTCCTTCGAGCCGCTGGGTCGGGTCAGCTTCAAGCACGCGGTCAAGATGCTCGTGCGTGAGGTGGCCGTCGTCCACGAGGCCCACCCCGAGCGGATGATCGGCCCCTACCAGTGGCCGCGGGCGCTGCGACTGGTGCGCTACGTCGCGACCAAGTGGCTCTACCGGCCGGCCGGCTACACGCGCCAGGGAGTGCTGGCCCGCGAACGGCACCGCTGCGCCTACTGCGGTGGCCGCGCCGAGACCATCGACCACCTCCTGCCGCGCTCGCGCGGCGGGGCCTGGACGTGGCTCAACACGGTCGCCGCCTGCGGGCCGTGCAACGAGCGCAAGGGCAACCGCACCCCCCAGGAGGCCGGCATGCACCTGCGGGTCGTCCCCTGGCACCCCACTCGGGCGCAGGTCGCGGCCTGGTCCTGA